A single Methanocaldococcus bathoardescens DNA region contains:
- a CDS encoding methanogenesis marker 6 protein, whose protein sequence is MKKTKVIVLAENALTTPGKLVRYLNSLNLPIIVKETCFGAYIEGEEELVDKLAQEIRNYEKNRIFCKDRGYPIWDKRRCRAFRGGGPREGFHQLEAEQAVLDKIGLALDKLEKEGLKPMEEVLAKENELIEKEKKISVEEFKNIIEKVLGSKNET, encoded by the coding sequence ATGAAAAAAACAAAAGTCATAGTCTTAGCTGAAAATGCCTTAACAACCCCAGGTAAATTAGTGAGGTATTTAAACTCATTAAATCTACCAATTATTGTAAAAGAGACATGTTTTGGGGCATATATTGAAGGAGAAGAAGAGTTGGTAGATAAATTAGCTCAAGAAATTAGAAATTATGAAAAGAATAGAATATTTTGTAAAGATAGGGGCTACCCTATTTGGGATAAAAGAAGATGTAGAGCATTTAGAGGAGGGGGGCCAAGAGAGGGTTTCCATCAATTAGAGGCTGAGCAAGCGGTTTTAGATAAAATTGGTTTAGCATTAGATAAACTTGAAAAAGAAGGGTTAAAGCCAATGGAAGAAGTTTTAGCTAAAGAAAATGAATTGATAGAAAAAGAGAAAAAAATATCGGTAGAAGAGTTTAAAAATATCATTGAAAAAGTATTAGGGAGCAAAAATGAGACATAA
- the leuC gene encoding isopropylmalate/citramalate isomerase large subunit gives MGMTIVEKILAKASGKKEVSPGDIVMANIDVAMVHDITGPLTVNTLKEYGIEKVWDPEKIVILFDHQVPADSIKAAENHILMRKFVKEQGIKYFYDIREGVCHQVLPEKGHIAPGEVVVGADSHTCTHGALGAFATGIGSTDMAHVFATGKLWFKVPETIYFNITGELKPYVTSKDVILSIIGEVGVDGATYKACQFGGETVKKMSIASRMTMTNMAIEMGGKTGIIEPDEKTIQYVKEAMKKHGTERPFEVIKGDEDAEFAEVYEIEADKIEPVFACPHNVDNVKQAREVAGKPIDQVFIGSCTNGRLEDLRMAIEIIEKHGGIAKGVRVVVTPASREEYLKALKEGIIEKFLKYGCVVTNPSCSACMGSLYGVLGPGEVCVSTSNRNFRGRQGSLEAEIYLASPITAAACAVKGELVDPRDL, from the coding sequence ATGGGAATGACAATTGTTGAAAAGATATTGGCAAAAGCTTCTGGAAAGAAAGAGGTTAGCCCAGGAGATATTGTAATGGCAAATATAGATGTAGCAATGGTTCATGACATTACAGGGCCTTTAACAGTTAATACATTAAAAGAATATGGAATTGAGAAAGTTTGGGACCCAGAGAAAATTGTTATCTTATTTGACCACCAAGTTCCTGCTGATAGCATAAAAGCAGCTGAAAACCATATATTAATGAGAAAATTTGTTAAAGAACAGGGCATTAAATACTTCTACGATATTAGAGAAGGAGTTTGTCATCAAGTATTGCCTGAGAAAGGACATATAGCTCCTGGAGAAGTTGTTGTTGGTGCTGACAGCCATACATGCACACACGGAGCTTTAGGAGCATTTGCTACAGGAATTGGTTCAACAGACATGGCTCACGTATTTGCAACAGGCAAATTATGGTTTAAAGTTCCTGAAACAATATACTTCAACATTACTGGTGAATTAAAACCTTACGTTACTTCAAAGGATGTAATTTTAAGTATTATAGGAGAAGTTGGTGTTGATGGAGCCACTTACAAAGCATGTCAGTTTGGAGGAGAAACAGTTAAAAAAATGAGTATTGCCTCAAGAATGACCATGACAAACATGGCTATAGAGATGGGTGGAAAGACAGGAATTATAGAGCCAGATGAAAAAACAATACAGTATGTAAAAGAAGCTATGAAGAAGCATGGAACTGAAAGACCATTTGAAGTAATAAAAGGAGATGAAGATGCAGAATTTGCAGAGGTTTATGAGATTGAAGCAGATAAGATAGAGCCAGTCTTTGCATGCCCACACAACGTAGATAATGTTAAGCAGGCAAGAGAAGTTGCAGGAAAACCAATAGACCAAGTATTCATAGGAAGCTGTACAAACGGAAGATTAGAAGATTTAAGAATGGCTATTGAAATCATTGAAAAGCATGGAGGAATTGCTAAAGGAGTTAGAGTTGTAGTTACCCCAGCTTCAAGAGAAGAATATTTAAAGGCATTAAAAGAAGGAATAATTGAGAAATTCTTAAAGTATGGATGTGTTGTCACTAATCCTTCATGCTCTGCATGTATGGGTTCATTATATGGAGTTTTAGGTCCTGGAGAAGTTTGTGTTTCAACATCAAACAGAAACTTTAGAGGTAGACAAGGTTCATTGGAAGCAGAGATTTACTTAGCATCACCAATAACAGCTGCTGCATGTGCTGTTAAAGGAGAACTTGTAGACCCAAGAGATTTATAA
- the hjc gene encoding Holliday junction resolvase Hjc has protein sequence MRHKYRKGSTFERELKKLLEKEGFAVIRSAGSKGVDLIAGRNGEILIFECKSSSKSKFYINREDVEKLINFSKTFGGKPYLAVKFNGEMLFINPYLLSTNGKNYVIDEKIKIIAVDFYEVVGRGKQLKIDNYNLIQF, from the coding sequence ATGAGACATAAATATAGGAAAGGAAGCACTTTTGAGAGAGAATTAAAAAAACTTTTAGAAAAGGAAGGATTTGCGGTAATTAGAAGTGCAGGTAGTAAAGGGGTTGATTTAATAGCTGGAAGAAATGGAGAGATTTTAATATTTGAGTGTAAATCATCTTCAAAAAGCAAATTTTATATAAACAGAGAAGATGTAGAAAAACTCATCAACTTCTCTAAAACATTTGGAGGAAAGCCTTATTTGGCGGTAAAGTTTAACGGAGAGATGTTATTTATAAATCCTTATCTTTTATCAACTAATGGAAAAAACTATGTGATTGATGAGAAAATAAAAATTATTGCCGTTGATTTTTATGAAGTTGTTGGTAGAGGAAAACAATTAAAAATAGACAATTATAATTTAATCCAATTTTAA